CCTTCTCCGAGAACGTCTTGCCGAAGTGCTTGTCCACCGCGGCGATGCGGGCGTCCGCGGGCAGGGACTGCGCGCGCCGCACGAAGGCGAGCAGGAGCTGCTTCTCCGCGGGGAGGAAGATGTTCTTCTGCTCGCGCTCCAGCCGCTCCTTGATGCGGACGTGCTCGCGCTCCATGTACTCCGGGCGGCGCTCCATGTCCGGCTTCGCGCGCTCCGCGGCCATGCGGGACACCGTGGTCGCCACCGCGGGGCCTCGCGCCAGACGCGGCGCCACGGCCAGGAGGAACTCGCGGTCGAAGGACTTCGCCGTGGCGGACTGCTCCACGAGCAGCGCCGCGCGGGCCTCCAGGGCGGGCTGCCACTTCGCGCCGCCCTTCTGCGCCCAGACGGCGACGGCGGCCTCGGCCTCACGCTGCTTCTCCACGATGTTGCCACGCTTCAGGCCCGCGAGCTGACCGCCCGCGTTCTTGTGGACGTTGTGCAGGCTCTTGAGCTGCGAGGCGACGGCGATCTTCCCCGCGGCGTCCTTCTCCCCGACCGCCTCCAGGGTGCGGATGGCCTCGCCCAGCACGTCGCGGATGGCCGGGTAGTAACGCGACTGGCGCTCCGCCATCTCCTCGGCCAGCAGCGCGCGGAACGTCACGCCCGGGTAGCCCAGCACCATGACGAAGTCGTTGGGCTTCACGCCCTGGGTGGCGAGGGGGAAGAAGAACTCCGCCTTGTAGGGGATGTTCTTCTCGCTGAAGGGCGCGGAGGTGCCGTCCGGCGCGGTGTACGCGCGGAGGATGGCGAAGTCGCCGGTGTGGCGCGGCCACATCCAGTTGTCCTCGTCGCCGCCGTACTCGCCCACGCCGCGCGGCGGCGCGTAGACGAGCCGCACGTCCATGAGCTCCACAGCGTCCACCAGCGTGTAGTTCACGCCGCCGTCGAAGCTGACGACCTTGCAGCGGGTGGCCGGGCGCTTCTCGCACTCGGCAACCAGCTCCTTCTCCTTGCGGTCGATGGCCTTGTAGCGCGCGACGTCGTCAGCGCCCTCGGGGACCGAGGCGAGCACGTCCTTCGTCACGTCCGTGAAGCTGCGCGGCACCTGGACGCGTGAGCCCTTGCCGGGCAGTTCGTCCTCGCGC
This genomic window from Myxococcus hansupus contains:
- a CDS encoding S46 family peptidase yields the protein MKKTLLLLSLVAAPALAGEGKWTPQQVLELSPAWLRAQGLQLPPKKLWDPKRGTGLLAGTVNVGGCSGSFIAESGLVITNHHCAFGVIQEHSTPQRDLITQGFLASKREDELPGKGSRVQVPRSFTDVTKDVLASVPEGADDVARYKAIDRKEKELVAECEKRPATRCKVVSFDGGVNYTLVDAVELMDVRLVYAPPRGVGEYGGDEDNWMWPRHTGDFAILRAYTAPDGTSAPFSEKNIPYKAEFFFPLATQGVKPNDFVMVLGYPGVTFRALLAEEMAERQSRYYPAIRDVLGEAIRTLEAVGEKDAAGKIAVASQLKSLHNVHKNAGGQLAGLKRGNIVEKQREAEAAVAVWAQKGGAKWQPALEARAALLVEQSATAKSFDREFLLAVAPRLARGPAVATTVSRMAAERAKPDMERRPEYMEREHVRIKERLEREQKNIFLPAEKQLLLAFVRRAQSLPADARIAAVDKHFGKTFSEKDVAAKIDALYAGTKLLTQDERMKMAGESVGQLEARKDPLLAFGLDLAREQAELDEVKDRRQGASMRLRPEWRKAVLAHAGKPVAPDANGTLRVSFAKVQGYAPRDGAIYTPQTTLSGLLAKNTGKEPFDVPEKVSKVAEAKRFGAWQDTKLKDIPVNFLSDADTTGGNSGSPTVNGKGQLVGVNFDRVWENVANDFGYNPEVARNVNVDVRYILWMLDQVENADALLRELGVRKGAPVAGETR